The Mycoplasmopsis equigenitalium genome contains a region encoding:
- a CDS encoding DHH family phosphoesterase, whose protein sequence is MKKGNWKQALEAIEKYDNIIIFHHTRPDGDCLGSQHGLAELIRLNYKHKKVFVVGDSDGIFDFMNYKFNPANKIDFKNSLGVVVDVANKDRIQNVEVLLDERVSARLIIDHHPNESDINFDYTFVDSSFAAAAEMVAELAKRAKWQINKEAASHIYLGINTDSGRFLFPNTKPRTFKHAAYLLEKGKFDLKSLHENLYKKTLVDLKMQGHILTYFQTKDDVIYYIASKNIQQEFNLSANEVARYNNLLAGVENYLIWLFFVELEDGSYRVRLRSMGPKVNKIATKFNGGGHDLASGASVKNYAEINKVIDAANAAIKKWRAKCK, encoded by the coding sequence ATGAAAAAAGGAAACTGAAAACAGGCTCTAGAAGCAATTGAAAAATACGATAACATCATTATTTTTCATCACACTAGACCAGACGGCGACTGTTTAGGTTCGCAACACGGATTAGCGGAACTAATCCGTCTTAATTACAAACATAAAAAAGTGTTTGTAGTCGGCGACAGTGATGGAATTTTTGATTTTATGAATTACAAATTCAATCCAGCAAACAAAATTGATTTTAAAAACTCGTTAGGAGTTGTGGTTGATGTGGCTAACAAGGATCGAATTCAAAATGTTGAAGTCTTGCTTGATGAACGTGTTAGTGCTCGTTTAATTATTGATCACCACCCTAATGAAAGTGATATTAATTTTGATTACACATTTGTTGATTCTAGTTTTGCGGCTGCTGCCGAAATGGTAGCAGAGCTTGCCAAACGCGCAAAATGACAAATTAATAAAGAAGCAGCAAGTCATATTTATTTAGGAATTAATACTGACTCGGGACGTTTTTTATTCCCAAATACCAAACCTCGTACCTTCAAGCATGCTGCTTATTTATTAGAAAAAGGTAAATTCGATCTTAAATCATTACACGAAAACCTTTACAAGAAAACACTAGTTGATTTAAAAATGCAAGGACACATTCTTACTTATTTTCAAACCAAGGATGATGTAATTTACTATATTGCTAGCAAAAATATTCAACAAGAATTTAATTTAAGCGCAAACGAAGTTGCGCGTTATAATAATCTGTTAGCTGGTGTCGAAAACTACTTAATTTGACTTTTCTTTGTCGAGTTAGAAGATGGATCTTACCGCGTAAGATTAAGATCAATGGGGCCAAAAGTTAACAAAATCGCAACAAAGTTTAATGGCGGGGGTCACGATTTAGCATCTGGTGCTAGCGTTAAAAACTACGCTGAAATTAACAAAGTAATCGATGCAGCAAATGCTGCAATTAAAAAATGGAGAGCAAAATGCAAGTAG
- a CDS encoding DHH family phosphoesterase: MQVGNYQIALEKIEKYDKIVIFHHQRPDGDCLGSQYGLREAIRINYPNKKVCAVGDDKGLFKFLGGKHDEVPSMEFIKEALAIIVDANYKGWIEFAHLLKPDTFKETLRIDHHPNEDDLDNVTRWVDSSYIAGAEMVAELALRAKWKLTPKALNFIYLGIHTDSGALQFQNTSSRTMRIVAELMDKGCERNMIIKNLMITPKKDLRYNSFLQSSFKTYGKVAYIVITKKDLKKYDMDTLSGMRANIIGNIEGHPIWVTFLEEEKDQIRVEFRSNGPIVRNVAVKWGGGGHEHACGCMIKDFKFVEDIIKDCDLEANK; encoded by the coding sequence ATGCAAGTAGGTAATTATCAAATCGCACTGGAAAAAATTGAAAAATATGACAAAATTGTCATTTTCCACCACCAACGACCAGATGGCGACTGTCTTGGAAGTCAGTATGGATTAAGAGAAGCAATTCGTATCAACTATCCTAATAAAAAAGTCTGTGCTGTTGGCGATGACAAAGGACTATTTAAGTTTTTAGGCGGCAAACATGATGAAGTCCCAAGTATGGAGTTTATTAAGGAAGCATTAGCAATTATTGTCGATGCCAACTATAAGGGGTGAATTGAATTCGCTCACTTACTTAAACCTGATACCTTTAAAGAAACCTTAAGAATTGACCATCACCCAAATGAAGATGACTTAGATAATGTTACTAGATGAGTTGATTCAAGTTATATTGCTGGCGCCGAAATGGTTGCCGAACTTGCTCTTAGAGCTAAATGAAAACTTACACCAAAAGCACTAAACTTTATTTATTTAGGAATTCACACCGACTCGGGTGCACTGCAATTTCAAAATACATCATCACGAACAATGCGAATTGTAGCCGAGCTAATGGACAAAGGTTGTGAACGTAATATGATCATTAAAAATTTAATGATTACTCCCAAAAAAGATTTAAGATACAACAGTTTTCTCCAAAGTTCATTCAAAACATATGGTAAAGTTGCTTATATCGTTATTACTAAAAAAGATCTTAAGAAATATGATATGGACACGCTTTCAGGAATGCGAGCAAATATCATTGGTAATATTGAAGGTCACCCAATTTGAGTTACATTCCTTGAAGAAGAAAAAGATCAAATTCGTGTTGAATTTCGCTCAAATGGACCAATCGTTCGCAACGTCGCAGTTAAATGAGGCGGCGGGGGTCACGAACACGCTTGCGGTTGCATGATCAAAGATTTCAAATTTGTCGAAGACATTATTAAGGATTGTGATTTAGAAGCAAATAAATAA